The following is a genomic window from Methylomarinum vadi.
TGCTGCTGCGCGCAATCGAGGACAAACGCTTCATGCCGTTCGGTTCGGACCGGGAAAGCGGCAGCGACTTTCAGTTGATCTCGGGTTCGAATCGGAATTTACAAAAGCAAGTCGAAAAAGGGCTTTTCCGAGATGATTTGCTGGCGCGAATCAACTTATGGACCTATGCCTTGCCATCGCTGAAACAGCGCATCGAGGATCTGGAACCAAACATCGATTACGAACTGGAAAAATTCGCTGAAAAAGCTGGCGCCTTGGTCAGCTTCAACAAGGCAGGGCGGTCTCGGTATCTCGCTTTCGCGATATCGCCGGAGGCAGCGTGGAAAGCCAATTTTCGCGATCTAAACGCCAGTATCACCCGCATGGCGACGCTGGCGCCGGGCGGTCGCATCACTGCCGAGGTGGTAGACGACGAGGTGGCTTGTCTGCGGCGGAACTGGCAAGCGACAACTGCCGGAGAAAGGGCTGTAGATGTGGGCGTTTATGTCGACCAGCCGCTGGATCTATTCGAGCAAATTCAATTGGCCGGCGTCATCAAGGTCTGCAAGGAATCGGCTTCGGCCGCCGAAGCAGGTCGACGGCTGTTCGATATCAGCCGGCAACAAAAGACGTCGGTCAACGATAGTCACCGCCTGGTGCAGTTTCTGCGCAAATACGGCTTGAAATTCGAGCAGTTGAAGTTTTAATCAAGGGTCGAATTATGCTTAACATGGACGATGAATAATATTCGTCCTCGATTAAAACAAGGCGCGAAAGCGGTAGCCTCCCAGCCAGTCGCGAATTTTGTCGTTGCTGACTTTTTTGCTGGCGTAACTATTGCCGAAATCCTGAAGGGGCAAGCCGTAATGATCGGCGATGTCGCGCCAGAGCAAGGCCTCGCCGTCGGCCAGGTTGAAGCGTTCGCCGCGCGGGTTGCGGTCGTCGTCCAGCAAACGCTCGGTGATCGTGACGATGTCGTCGACATGAATCAGATTGACGCGTTTATCCGGCGTCTTGATCAGGCCTTTCCTCAACCAGTCCTGCGGCTGGCGATTCGGGCCGTAAATGCCGGCCAGCACCAGTATCGTCGCGCCTTGTTGGCGCAGCCACTCCTCGCTCACGACTCGCTCGCGGGTCAAATCTAGCGGTTGGTCTTCATCGATCCGCAGGTCCGTTTGCTGCGTTCGATAGCAGGAGGTGCTGGCATAGACAAACAGCTTCCGGACATTCGTCAACTTTGTCCGATAAAACGCCTGCACCTGATCCAGCGGCGCAGCCGGAAACGTCCATATCACGTTGCCGGCTTGCGGAAGAC
Proteins encoded in this region:
- a CDS encoding Rossmann-fold NAD(P)-binding domain-containing protein → MSIKTLILGGGYVGRRLADRLDAAMTHRSEEKAMRQSIYFDLSAPDSWDSLPQAGNVIWTFPAAPLDQVQAFYRTKLTNVRKLFVYASTSCYRTQQTDLRIDEDQPLDLTRERVVSEEWLRQQGATILVLAGIYGPNRQPQDWLRKGLIKTPDKRVNLIHVDDIVTITERLLDDDRNPRGERFNLADGEALLWRDIADHYGLPLQDFGNSYASKKVSNDKIRDWLGGYRFRALF